agcagCCGCCTTAATTggcttaattatttatttatcaattatttcatatagcccaaggatatattttattacaggctatatttgaaacaataacTGATCAATCAGACGCAATTCCATTATGTCctcgtttaaatttatttttaaaaccttttgCACGGATTTTGATCACTGTTCAACTGGATGGCAAAAGCAAAACAACAATTTCCAATTGGCAAATCATGGAGCGTTTAAAAGAATGGATAGATCCAGACAAGTTTTCTCATCTTTGTGTAGCAAAAACATCTTCGGAATTGATAAGGttagtaggtatttttatagtagatattttcaaaaactatatttataaataaatcttattgattttattttagattcgaTGCAGAACTAGCTGACCGTTCAAGGTTGTCAATTGTATTATCCCGTTTATGTGATAGGCGAATAAAATTTCCCGGATTTTCTCATTTATTGACTGTGCGAGCTATTGAATGTAAACCAGATTTTCCTACTCGTCATAATTGGGATTCATATTTTCGTGATAGTAAAGATATGAATGAACTAAAACCGGGTGAGCGTCCTGATACTTTACACATTGAAAATTTACCTTTGGAGTGGTTAACTGAATCCGGAGAAAAATACCCTAgtgaaaatattctaaaaaaaatattcaatggaTTTGGTGAAGTAGCTCGGGTTGATTTGCCTGCTGCTGACCCATCAAGAGCTATTCATGGAGTTGGAATCTGTGAtgcatacatacaatttagaGACTATTCAGCTTTTGCTAAAGCGATGGATTCGTTAAGAGGTAATAAATTGGCTCTTATCACGGGTACAAAAGCTCTAACAGCTAACATCAAAGTGGACtttgataaaacaaaacatatgaCTTTAAGTGCAATAACAAAGAGAAATGAGCGCCGTGATCGTTTCCTGATGAGAAAAAAAGTTATGGAAGAAACAGAAAGACTAGAAAAAGTAAAGGAGTTAAAAAAACGAGAAGAAGAAAAGTAAGATAGTAATAccttatgttattaaattgaaattcatttaagtttataaattaatgacatatatatgtatatataatttataagtgttcattttcaaattcattttttagtaaaaaaaaactttttgaactggaaaaaaaaaatgaaagacgTAAATTACGAGAAGAAAAACGTAAAGCTATACGTATAAAGCGTTTGATTGATCGAGAAGCAGATGTAATGAATCAAAAAATTGCATCTGAAGAAAGACTTCTGTTAAAAACACAAAGAAAACTAGAAGCTATTCATTTACTGGGAGAATTATTTACAAGAatcaaagtaaatttaaaaccttaaaaataattttgattagtatctagatttttaatttatttttgtattttagttgaaaattaattctaaaagtAATGAGGAagaaaaatctgaaaaaaataatgacaattcAAATGTAagttatgaaatataacattggtacatttttaatttgaatttattaatttttagaacattCAATGCAGAGATATTGAGTCTTCTTTCAGACAAAGAATGATTGAAAAATGGAAACCGtttcagaataaaatatcaaaaagtaaatttcattagtaataactaataactaattagttTATCTACTaagaagttaataattttattttatatttaaactaaataatctGAATAATTCTTTACAATCCATAAATGCACTGTGTTGGGTAGTAATTGTTACTGTAACaactaacaatattaattaattgtttgtaaCATTTAACAACAATTTGTTATAACTTTTCCAAAgacacaaaaatttaattggaaatatttttaatatatacttcctaaaatcattatttgttaCTGTTTTGAGTAtcaaaaaattgagaaaaataatactataaatattaataatgtctaatgagtatattatattatttaaaattttgattcacCACTATTCAGTTTTCAATGTCTaggataacatttttacttataggtactttgcttaatttaattaattcttcttgaaatataattttttaactctaCTTTCgttgtttgatatttaataagaaataagtgAAAAATCCATGTACTTGttttcattgtaaaaataatatagaagctTTCTTTATTGAAAAGTAAAGtaaattcattacatttttatttggatGACGAGAAAACATAtccaaattcattttattatacttgctgtatttaaaaattatttaattatgtttaaaatgttaaaccatttaatttttttgacacattttcaataaatccATTCTTAgtgtgattaaaattatactaagttGAAAGAAAatctataaacaatttattttactgataatacatacttttgtatttacagggtgatttttttatcaaacaacactcattatttccaaaagtattcatttttttgaaaatacttttttatatagtttctaattgttaaaaaaacaacgtttttataaaaaaattatatttttaaatattttttatccttataatctttttacttttttgaatgacaacatagatttttaatttcatattccaaagcagaataattttctgagtaattcgatacataaaaatcaaatttaaggtgagtagtttatgagttatacgtatttaaagtttagctgCGAGGAGTGGAGTGGTACGGGGTTACCCTGCAAAATGTTTGTCCACTATTCCGCTTGTCTAAACtttgaataagtataactcataaactactcaccctaaattcgatttttatgtatcgaaatactcaaaaaattattctgctttggaataagaaattaaaaatttatgttgtcattcaaaaaagtaaaaaacttaaaaaataataaggataaaaaatatttaaaaatataattttttttataaaaatgttgtttttttaacaattagaaactatgtaaaaaaatattttcaaaaacatgaatacttttggaaataatgagtgttgtttgataaaagaatcaccctgtatattaattttttacacattgtGTTGTTATTGAATTTACAATATGCCATTTTTGTACATCATGCAATGCCTACACTAAATTATCaggatataatttatgtgatatctgttttagttgttattttacttttattaactatGTTTTACATGTtgacttgattttttttttcagattctGTTAATAGTAATGATTTTGAGAATCGTAGTCATAACAATGACCAAAATAATCGTGGTCGAGGCCGAGGAAATTGGCGAGGTATTCGTGGTAAAGGCACACATCAGTATTTAGGTCGTGGGGCATACTTAATGCCACCCATGTTTGATCCAATGCAGTTGATTAATTATGGACACAAGTATCATAAGTATattcaaaaacttaataaaaaagcaGATAATGACAGGAGTCGCAGTCGTAGTCGAAGCCGAAAAAGAAAGCGTTCTTTATCCAGTAGAAGCTCTAGGAGTTATAGCCGTAGCCGAAGTCGAAGTAAAAGTTATACTAGGTCAAGAAGTAGAAGTCgtacaaaaataagttattctaGAAGTAGAAGTCATTCAAAAAGTAAGAGTCCTAAAAAAACCCACAAAAGTCATTCAGAAAGTGAGTGTCAAagcaaaagtataaataaaaattcagaaaaaacaatagaaaacagttctaaacataaacataagaaaaaaagtaaaaacaagaAGACTAAAAAGTTAAAGAAATCTAAGAAGTAATATTttgggtataataatatcagaatagaaaaacttgtttttatgacttttgatgttttatttaaaaccattcgATCATACTTTTGGTtttaaagtaaacaaaaatgtattattattttttatttattatatgtgttttgAAACCAGTGCTGACATTTGGTAGTTATTTGAAGAGGTATAATCAGATATTACATGTCctatttttttaggtatatgtaaaattgtttgCCCTGTGAATTATGACGTGacaacataaaatagtaacaaaattacttgaagATGttgctgtaaattatttttaatttttgtaaaaatattactaatatattcaaaatcacattaaaaagtttattttgtattgtatttatatatacttatataaaaaaaataaataaatatacttaaattaataatattatgtattcatgaatttacataaataataatctaataaataaaagtaaataaataaataaataaataaataaaactaattttagcCGGTGTGCTATGTACaatagaacattttaaacGCACAAAGCaccttattgtaaaaaaaaaattaattctatctatattgtatacttgtatattatttgtatgtatttaaaaaaaagtaattaatacattatttttaggttaaaGAAAAGAGTTGAGCGgcttcattacattttattatttcaattttcaatattgaacaataacaaataatataatgtatttgctaatcaaattttaattttattcaactgTTTTCAGTATTTATAGATGACAAATAGTCTAAGACTGTTTACTTTTTAGCGATTCTTCTAATTGCACTGATTTGATAAACTGCATGGCTCTGCGCCAAGGGAATGGTGGCGACAATTGgcctataaaaacattaaaagcttatgaaaacactataatattgtaataaaattaaatttaaaaaaaataaaataaatagtcttcgtaatttaattattaatattacacattataaatttcaatttttattctcTTGCTATAAAAACATGATAGGGCACTTAGGTTTTGgtacgttaaaaaaattgtgttcctatgttagaaaaaatataatggagATGCATTGTGCGAACGGGTAAGTAGATCACAAAAGCTGTTTATATATTGCCTATCCTGATATAAATAAGGGGCTTgaataaataactgaaaattaaaaatataataaggaaATACTCATATCAATGAGTGTGACttgaaattttgatattaataaacgaTGGATAATTTTTACCCTaattacaagtatattttatggataaaaGCTGTAGTGAGGTAGTAAGTTGCTACATATCAGTTATATCACACTAACACTATCGAACTTCGATTTAATAGTTAACTTACTTTTCGAAGAACTTCTGTAGTAGGAGTCTAACGATCGGGGAGTCCTCAGGGGTCTAGCCCTTCGCTTGGTTATCGGCGCTGGGCTAGAATGGAGCGGTGGCGCCAACGTAGTCTGGTGACTACTTCCGCCACCATTCTTTGTCACACACATCATGCCGTACACTCTGATACCGGGGACACTGGCGTACGTCGGCTGGTCATGACTCATTGGACCTTCTGTACAAAAATACGATAAgacttaaataagtttaatataaaaattgtaaacattaGTAAGTAggtaaacgaaaaaaatataccacaGTACACTCAGTACCAATGGCGTATttacggggggggggggtcggATTCAACCCGCCccccagaaaaaaaaagttacttaatgttaaataaatattttataacggaTTTTCTACTAATTTAACGATATAGACATAGACTGTTTATATAACTATCTAAGAATAGTTGAGTTATTTTGGTGTGGAGTATCGCTGCGTTATCTTAATATTGCAATTTGTGTTACCTAGATaaggattttaaaatttgaaaactcCACccaataagaaattattaaaaatacgccACTGTTCAGTATGGTATTACACAAACAAGTAAATTATCACATCCTGCTATTATTGGAACATTTGGAACtattcattatacatatattgaatAGTGGGTTCCAAATATACATGTGCATTTAAAACTTTCGATCGGGAAATATTTCTAGTTCGGAAAATAACAATTAGATAACgtacagaaaataaaactgggtaaaaaaagtttttttgaatttcatgATGGACATCGTAACTACGCGCTTGCCATGTACATTGTGCAAGAAAACTACATAAGCATGCTTACATCcatttttcctttaatatttaacttactcaaattctaattattggaatttcttaatatatatgaagataatatttttaatgattttgaatttttatacaatttaagaaGGGCCCTGTAGTGGctgacaaacattttttttttaatgattttaatcttttactgtaaattgaaaatcaaatgatttttttgaaaatcttatacatctaatttaaattaaaattcgaatTTATAGTTTctgatagttttaaaatttatacctacataggtATTAAGGTTAATTAGatgattcttaaaaaattcttattgaatctagtatttactatacctatttgacaatttttacaaattctaaaatgttgataaatcagtattaatttagtatcacCTGACAATTTTCAAATCGTCATAAGGCCCATAAAAATAGGataaaaaatctaagtataatatttaaaatatgatccaTAATTATGGtaacatttctaaaaatcggagttttaataggtacatttattatttgagaaCAGAATACCCTGTTCTTACAATACGGCTgtgaataatttgattaaatcacgttaatatctattaatctttttaaatcatttatcataCCCAGCAGACTGGTGTGCGGACATCTGCAGATGACCAGGTAATGCGACTTGCCGGTGCGGACGTTTTGTAGAGCCAATAACGACCAGTCCCTCGGCGAACGGCACGTCCTCATTTCGGCCACTGGTTCGCACGTTTTGACCAGCGTAAGGATCTATACGGTGTACGagtaaataaaacacacaatatttggttaatattatattttattatgatatattataattcaatagatattttacaCTGTTAATgtgtcgttataatatttaatgataataataatgtgtatagtagTGTAGTAATGTAGTATGTATACCATCCTGCACTCCTGCAGGCATAAACACATAATCTAGTGGCGTCCTTTAAACGATTTATATAGAATAAGGAGTTAGAAAGGAAGAATGAATTCAatacacttttatttataatatatatatttaaatacaaaacgaGTTACCAACTATTGcctaataaattttgattttagttttGCGCCATCTTTTAGGGTACCCGTGGGAAATTCAGCAGAGAAGCGCGACCGTGGTAACCTCGCTCCCGGTTGACGTgttacctgtataatatgtcatttgAGAGCCGGTATTCGTTATATTTTCCTCAGTCATTACCTACTCAATCTTAAGAAAACGTTTGTTGTCCCGTTCGATTCAAAACGATTTTCAATTTGTGAGAGTGCCTGTACTATACTGTGAAGTATACAGTGAAATAACATTTCGGCGAAACTACGAGTCTTATCATTTCAAAATTCCGGTTTGAACAAAACCGTTTCCGGATGATGTGTCAACGTGTCAACGTCAAGGTAAGTGAATAAGATTTACTACTAGTCACATATATTTCACCATAtggtctatatattatatattttttaaacaacagcAGTACAACTGCGGTTCTTTTAACggacattacataataataattataatatatctgtatttatgtgtatacataatacatagataattGATGTATATGAAAATAGAGTGATTCGCATtcgtaataaaaacatttaaatgtcattttaaatcaaacagttatattataatctataacatTGATAAACTGCAATGCTGTATCCGATTAATGTTGGTACCCAACTGTCCCTTGTGGCTTATGTGAATCCATTATATTTTGCgttattatacgattatacTTCAcagtattattaggtatattccGCGTATAGActtttcaatattcatattataattatatatagattatagataggGATACTGTACTGCTGCACCTACGTCTGTAGGTACAGGTATATACTATGATCTAGTAAATctagcaataaaataaatgcaagaACGCAgtcgttaaataattttttacgtataaaataagaaatacgatttggtcaaaaacaagttttgcattaaaatcatagtttatttctaattttttccaattaaataacgaaaatttgtttatttttgaccccaaaattatcaactaaaaAGTTAAAGTATTTTTCTGTTTCAAAAAGTGATGAGTGATGGAAGACACAAaaaacacacaaacacacacacacacgtcattgtaaaatcaataggtaCATCAGTCCGCTCAGAATTTACaacataacttaataataatgttaggcTTACTGatgcattatttatactatacctataatattattatattatgattaaaaaccgTGTTAACTCATGACgtgatgatataaataatcacaTATGCATAAAGgctttaatgttaaataatattcggtTGCTAGTACCTATGTGAAATGGTCAACATAATTTGAGACATATGTTTTtggttttcaaaaatgaatacttGATTGAGAAACATGCCGACAATCTGGAGTATCCATACGTCATAGAtatatgcacataatattggaagtatttttttctgaattttcGTATTTGGTTTAAAAACGTTAAAGGTTTTGTGGCTTGTTATTCAACTTCCTTTATTCTGACTAAGGCCGTAGCTAGGGGGGGTTTAGGGTTCAACCCCTCCCcccagaatttttttttgaaataagacTGAATAGTtagaatttcatattttattatataatattacatatttatacattaacccccccccccaaaaaaaaaataaatatttttctgccTACGGTCTTGATTCTGACTCAGTTTGTTTTTGAGATAGTAATCTAATTTAAActgtaaactttaaaaatactgttgtatgtttttgtttttaacgtaCAAAATAATCCGCtaagataatttaaagaaaaaaaacaaaaactccAATGTAATTCGACATGTATGAATGAACTTAACTACCagaaaataagatttaatataaaaatgtttttttttgatgttattataGAGATTATCCAAATTATTTCTGTTAAACAGCATACATAATTCccaatatatgatattattaacgtgaattgattttttttttattttaagtgtacGATAAATGTGGAAAAACAAAGTTTTGTATAGTctgtttattataggtataatacaataatgatatattttttcaatgctGAATTACGaatattgtgaattatattattgagcccagttatgaaatattattatttaaattgccaCAATCATGGTAAACGATTATTTCATgttcgatttttaaattaaatttgtctcGGTTCTCTCATTgctaaataaactatttttagttaaaggTACATTTTACACCaagtttttatagatttatagtttctatacctatctatttatttagttttaaggaATTTGTCATCTATAAAATCTcagaactaaaatataatttaaagtctgattaaacttcataatatgttaattcttatttgtttaagaagtttaaatacttttattaattattattattatcgatcaaatagataaatatacaaGCAAAcgtatatctttaaaatttaaatctcaaatattgaattcaaaaattattattataatagcggAAAATTATATACACCCATAAACTGTTTCATATGAaagtgttttaatatataggactatttgtaatatctatgattataaaatattaaaatattggaattcagaaattttaaatctttcaaGCTCATTCACAATatctacaaatatttgtagtatagtagtgtaaaaatattaacataatgtttttttttataaattcattttaatatcttgctaactttatgttattaattttattttaatcctaAAACGGTTGTACTAAGTTGTTATTGTATCAAGctgctttaaaatttttattcgaGTGTACctaagtatgtatataatgtatttaagatGACGTCATTAAATtaactgtgtataataataagttatttaccTACTATCACATGCAACGACACAACTAAACCATGATTGTTATCAAATTGttggaatttaaattatctatatttaagtaggtagatGAACTTGTTTATGAGAAtacttttgaattataattatatcacacattaaatgagtaataaaaataagacgtagctgttaaaaattatatagtataatatagtatatataatatattgtgatgaATGATGATGTTATAGTGGATTTATTTTcttcgttttatatttattttaataaaattaaaaggtaacatgtaaatgtaatacagTAATTTCtgatagaatattattcaatcattGTATTGTTGGTTTAATAATAGCATACGATTAATTTGAAAAGTAAttggaaaacaataatataatattaaaaaacaaattatgctTGAATTATAGGAGGATAAATTACCTTCTAGTTGACAGTTATttgtataagaatataataattgacattaaagtattataaaatattgagattTAAGATAGTAGAcacataatttcattaaaaattaattaataaaactgtatttttatataatatattatgtaaaaaatattttagttgttatttCTATTCTTCTCATATTGTAGGCTCTTATTGTAGATTAATAATGCtattaatactaatgatattactgtttactttttatttttatttattccaaaCTTCATAGTGACTAGCTAGTGTAacctatagttattacttattagtgttattacaattatttttgtacgatctagtgtatttttatttatttatatatgtcatAGGTTATGACTGTTATGAGTACTTATGATTGTTgacttatgatttattataggtttacCTGTTATACATACATCCTGTTTAAAATGGGATTGatctttttttgattattatgtcCCTTTGTCCTGTCAAACTTTGAACCGGACGCATTTAGTTCCATTTTTAGTAGAATGtctcgtaatatatataattgtacttaTAGGGTATGTgtgtaaaagaaaaatctgtaccaacatgaaaaaaatatttttcagtttatatTGAGTATTATGGATGCCAAAGTGaaaagttataaacttataaacagtttttgtataataaatgtagtgTAACGATGAATATTTGCCAGCAATAAACATGAGTAGGTAGTGTACTAGCGTCCTTTATAGGCGTATTGTAaagagaaatattattaatctctACAGCGTCTTAATCGTATAAAACAGGAAAATATTATCTCCTAAGtgtcaatataaaaatcattatacaaatactattattattttttttaaagccaaAATCATTTGTCgtatttgctttttttttgatttgattttattggTCGCCATAATTTACCATGACTTACGTTGTAGACATTATAGacagttaaatttatagattaataatatactagcaCTAAAGcggtaaaatatacaattaataataattacttataaaaacagACAGATGTCTTAAAaaagacaaatattaaataagtaattgtgtttgtttttagtagtataggtataatgaaaTGTTAACAACGGAGTAGGTATTAGTAGGTTTAATAGGTTATACCTATTACGTTCatttaatcgttttttatgGCTAGATTAGAATCagatacaaaattatagtatagtgtATTATGCGTGTGTATAGATGTATATATTCCGTAAAACTAAGAATAAAAGGAATTTCGTGTACTTAAGCGTGTAACCGTTTGTTGCGGGTGAGTAAAAGTTCTAGTCGAATGGTCGTGTTAATAACGACCGACGTGTCTGAGTCGAGGTAGTGGCGACGCCACCGTTGCGGATGTTATACCATTTTCACCATTTTGGCGGCAATATAACAAGATTTATGGTCTTGAATACCGCTGGCGTGTGAGTATATAACGTTTAATGTacctgtttatatatatacatatggtaataataataaataaataataataataatgcgtacACGACTATTCGTGACGATCCGCGTGGCGGCAGCGAGCGTTTGCGTGTATTATTGTAcgtgtttatatgtataaatataaataaagtgcATATCTAGAGTGGTCTTACTCCTTCGATCGCCACTGAaagactataatatgtataatacagtggactaaataatagtataaatacaataatattataccgggTTAAGGTTAGGAGGCACTACTCTGTAGTCGGTGCTCGTTTAGGTTCGGCCGACGATGATAAAAATGGTCTATATACGTATTCAGGGAAATGTTTGTATCACATGTGGTCGCGCCCGTGTATTAGCAATTCAAATGGTCGCGGGGGTGGAGGAAGTGTGTGGAATAAGTGGGTCGTAGCCTGGCGCGATAGAAAAAAACGGTACTCTCGCGGCTTTTTTTttgcgtattttttttttttactttactttATGCACGAGACCGAAATTGCACGATTTCACGACATTTTCTGCACCATACCTATGTGTGTACGTATATGGTAAAGCAGCGGCGGATATATGTgtagatatagatataaagtataggtacctacttacaaaaatgaaataaaagaacatgctctatattatttaatattacaaatttgtgacaaaattataaatttacctatactaatattaatcatgtattttctgaaattttttattctcttacctaatctaatataaattatataatagtgtacagtaaataaatatatttttaaataatgagttaaatatcaaaaacatgaatgaaaaattaacaagttaaatatatataaccataataatagcTAGTATAGTTATGACGCGTTAAGTTCATtgctaaaatattgaattttattatttttattttaatagaccttcagaaaaaaaaaattaatcaaaatattcaatttttattttgtattttgtaaataaatttggtgtaaaattttaattacttataatgtGAATGAaactaactttaaattaaaaattgcttgttacatattatatataaaagtatcaatctttaagttattaagattgttttaaatgaacaCCGTacgagtttaaaatattttttttactatatatcaTGTGCCACATATTATgtgaaatgtaaatattgaattattaattttttcacatGTATGTAGAAACAAACAATGATACTTCCAAGGAGTACAGTAATTCCATAGTGCGAATACTTAAAAATCTccatatttaactttttttgtctTGACAGTTGGAGTATACAGTAGGCACTAGACATTAGACACAtcacttattattgttattcattgcgcataatatatgtatattaaaacaaactaaatattcagattttttttgttgctaaacatctttttatttgaaaattgaacaaattatttaataatatttgcttatttgttttttttttttttatattacattcaaaatttataaatgataagttGGTCAAGACTCAGCAAATTTAATGACATGCCTGCCAACGTATCATAATCAGTAATTGAAAGAATATAGtcataaccatttttttttactacctaaATCTATATAACATCATTATTAACATGATACACGATATGGTAGTACGGTACACTTAAGGCTCATAATAGAAATGCGaagtattcttttattttatttacttttgttcTCATCATATCTCATCATATACCTAATTCATTTTTGTGCCTTGTGCGTTTTTGCTGatgtgcatattttataagtcgtttataatatttttctacttttaaatgcaaatcataaatttagataaatagaatttatgttataaataaatattttagaatttaaaaattgatgtacacaaaaaacataagttataaaaatattcaagcaCATATAGGCAAATAGCTATAGAATTATGAgagcatattatgttttaatttattcattactatttaaaatacctatataattataagcttattgcaataataaatta
The DNA window shown above is from Aphis gossypii isolate Hap1 chromosome 2, ASM2018417v2, whole genome shotgun sequence and carries:
- the LOC114120600 gene encoding A-kinase anchor protein 17A isoform X4; protein product: MERLKEWIDPDKFSHLCVAKTSSELIRFDAELADRSRLSIVLSRLCDRRIKFPGFSHLLTVRAIECKPDFPTRHNWDSYFRDSKDMNELKPGERPDTLHIENLPLEWLTESGEKYPSENILKKIFNGFGEVARVDLPAADPSRAIHGVGICDAYIQFRDYSAFAKAMDSLRGNKLALITGTKALTANIKVDFDKTKHMTLSAITKRNERRDRFLMRKKVMEETERLEKVKELKKREEENKKKLFELEKKNERRKLREEKRKAIRIKRLIDREADVMNQKIASEERLLLKTQRKLEAIHLLGELFTRIKLKINSKSNEEEKSEKNNDNSNNIQCRDIESSFRQRMIEKWKPFQNKISKNSVNSNDFENRSHNNDQNNRGRGRGNWRGIRGKGTHQYLGRGAYLMPPMFDPMQLINYGHKYHKYIQKLNKKADNDRSRSRSRSRKRKRSLSSRSSRSYSRSRSRSKSYTRSRSRSRTKISYSRSRSHSKSKSPKKTHKSHSESECQSKSINKNSEKTIENSSKHKHKKKSKNKKTKKLKKSKK